The sequence AGACAAACTGGAAGAATTGGCTGAGGAATTGAGCAAAGCGCGAATCAAATACAATCCTGATGCGGGGGAAGATACTGTAGTTTCCGTACCCGAAATTCCGAAGACAAGAATCGTCACCGAAACAATGGCTAAAATTTACGAAGCTCAGCGGAATTATAAAGATGCAATCGCGGTCTACAAAGACCTTGCGAAATCTAATCCGGAAAAGGCGGATTATTTTAAAAGGAAAATTGAAGAAATAAACAGGATAATCGACACAGGGCTCGTCTGAGAGGCGCCATGAAATATTTCTTTTCACAACTCGTATTATTTATCATATTAACTTTGCCCGTAGCGGCGCAGGATTACGATTGGGCTCGGCACGACTCGCTCGTAAAAGCGGGCATCGATCAGATATACGGGATTCAATTCGAAAAAGCCGAAAATACATTCGACGCGGTAATAAAAGAATATCCTACTCATCCTTCCGGCAAATTTTTTAAAGCTATGATTACCTGGTGGCGTATTCTTCTTAAACTCGAAGACGAAAGTCTGGACGACGAGTTTATGGAGCAGTTGGAAGAAGTTATTGAAATTTGCGATAGAATTCTGGAAAAAAACAAGAACAATAAAGACGCGCTTTTCTTCAAAGGCGGAGCAATCGGATTCAGAGGCAGATTGTTGGGCATTCGCGAAAAATGGCTCAAAGCCGCTCTCGACGGTAAAGAAGGACTCGAGTTGCTCTACCGATTTTATAAAGCCGATCCGCAGAATCCCGATGTTCAATTCGGATTTGGCATTTATCATTATTATGCCGAAGTCATTCCGGAGAAATTTCCCGCGGTCAAACCGCTTATGATTTTTTTTCCAAACGGCGACCGCGAAAAAGGCTTGAGCGAACTCGAATACGTCGCGCTCAAAGGCAGATATGCCCGCATCGAATCGAGATATTTTCTTATGACATTGAATTTTCAGTTCGAGGAAAATATGGACGAAACCCGAAAGTGGGCTTCAATTCTTCTGGCGGATTATCCGAATAATCCCAACTTCCAGAAATATTACGGACTAACTTTTGTTAAAGAAAACAGGTACGATAAAGCCTCGGAAATATTCCGGGATATCTATTCGAAATGCGTAACAGGTATGCCGGGTTACAACAGTTATTATAAGAGGGAAGCGAGTTATTATGTCGGATTGAATTATAAGAATACAAATAATGTCGATTCCGCCATCTACTATTTTACGGTTTCCGAAAAGTTGTCCCGTAAACTCGACAAAGACAAAGAGTCCGGTTTTCTGATCAATACCGTGCTCTATTTGGGAATGTTATACGACTTAAAAGGCGACAGACAGCAGGCAATAAAATATTACCGCGAAACGCTGACTATGAGGGAAAGGAGCAATTCTCATAAACTTGCCGAACAATATTTGAAAAAGCCTTACGGCAAGTAATTATTCGAGATTGGTCGAAATTCCGAATCTGTGAATCGAACCGATAAAACCCATCGACGAAAATCCGTAGTCGAGTGTATAATTCTTTACGTTGAATCCGAAACCGAGGTTGAGGCCCGCCAGCCCGGCGCTCGACCCGATTTTAAGTTCTTTCCTCTTTTCGCTGTCGTATCCGAATCGCAGTCTGAAACTTGCGCCTAATTTAACTTCGGCTCCCAAAGTAAAATTACGAAGCCTGTCGGCTAAACTCTCCTGTTCCCGGTTTAATTTGTTCAGGGAAAAATAGAAACGGAACGGCACGTTTTTTAACTGTTTCGAAACGCCGACGCGTACGTCGAGCGGCAAATCTTCGTCGATTTCTGCGTATGTCGACAATTGACTGCCTATATTCAACACGGAAAATCCGATATTCCACATCGACTCGGAAAATTCGTAATGCAAGCCCAGATCGACTGCTAAAGCGGAAGAACTGTATTCGTCGATGCTGGAATAGATAAATTTCGTGTTTATACCGTAATAGAAATTGTCGTCGAGTTTATTTCCGTAGCCTAAAATAAAAGCGATATCGGCGGCTCCGAAACTGCCCGTTTTTTCGCCTGTGGAAGTAGCTTTTGTGAAGTCGCCGTAGCTAACGTATTTTACCGCCGCGCCAAGTTTTCCGAATCGAAATTCCTTAACTGCCGATAAAGACGCCGAATTGATATCCATAAGGTGATTTACAAAAGAGAATGATACGGGAATTCCCTCGAGTAAGTTAATTCCTGCGGGATTATAGAAAATAACATTCGGGTCGTCGTTTGCGGAAACAAATCCGCCTGCCAATGCCGCCGCGCGCGGACTCGTATCTAGATTTAGGAATTTGTATGTTTGCGGAAAAGCAGTTGAAAAACTAAAAAGTAATATTCCAAATAAAATCGTATTTTTCATGGCGCCATTTTTTTGTTTTGCGATTTTAACTATATTATTATAGAAAGGCAAGCTATTAAAATCTCACCCGGGAACATTGAGCTTTTAGAAAATGTTAGATTCAAAAACAAAACGGAAGGTAATGTATGAACGGATTTAAAACTGCGGCTTTAATGGCGGTCATGATGGTTCTCTTCTTATTCGTTGGCAATCTTTTGGGCGGACAAGCGGGAATGACCATAGCATTTGTCTTCTCGTTACTCCTTAATTTCGGCTCGTACTGGTTTTCCGATAAAATTGTATTATCGATGTACCGCGCAAAAGAGGTCTCCCGCGCCGAATATCCGGTTCTCTACAGAATAGTCGAAAATCTGGCGTCGAAAGCAAATTTGCCGATGCCCAAAGTATATGTTATCGATTCTCAAACTCCGAACGCGTTTGCTACTGGCAGAAATCCCGAACACAGCGCGGTGGCTGTAACTACGGGCATTATGAATATACTCTCTGAAGACGAGCTCGAAGGCGTAATTGCACACGAGTTGACGCATATTAAAAACAGGGACATTCTCGTAGGCACAATTGCCGCTACGCTGGTCGGAACCATTACATTGATTGCGAGGATGGCCGGATGGGCGGCAATGTTCGGCGGAAGCAGAAACGACGACAGAGACGGCAATATTTTCTATGAGCTTGCTCTTATTATTATTGCTCCAATTGCCGCAATGCTAATTCAGTTGGCAATATCGCGCTCGCGCGAATTCATGGCGGACGAAGGTGGCGCTTTGATTTCGGGTAATCCGATGGGACTTGCTTCGGCTCTGGATAAACTTTCTAAAGCCAACGAAGTTATTCCGATGAGAACCGCCAAAGAATCGACGGCGCATATGTTTATCGTAAGCCCGCTTTCGGGTAAATCGTTCGCCAAATTATTCTCGACGCATCCGCCTATCGAAGAGAGAATTAAAAGACTCAAAGAGATTGCCGACGGCAGAAGATAATGTCGAACTTATGGAAAAAAATATTGATCCTTTTTCTGTTTGCGGGCGCTTCGAATTACAGCTTTTCGCAGGATAAAATAATCGACAAACTGATAGATGCGGCTTTGAAGGAACAAGCTTCGCTTATTTCGACAATGCACGATTATAACTTGATTATTTCTTTGCCCCGTAAATTGGAAGGACTCAGACCGTATCTTCTGGATTATTTTCGGAATAATTTCGATTATGAAAACGACGGCGGCAAAAATAAAGTTATTCTCGTAATTAACGACGCTTCGGCTTCTTACTCGTTAATTGAACGCGGATTCTTTACGGACGATTTTCTCGAACGTAAATTAAATATGCACGGAATGCTGGTATACCCCAATGAATCCGGTTTCGGAAATTCACTGTTCTCCGGCTCGGTAACCGATACGCTTCTGTACGATGATTATGCCGTTAACGACTTGATGAAATTGCCTGTTGAACAGGGAGAGCTGCCGGATAAAACTAAACTTAAGGATCTCCTGCAGCCAGTGTTGATCGTAGCCACTTTGATAACTTCTGTCATTTTGCTCTTTACCGTCAGAAGCAATTAAATTTCTTTAAGTGGCAATCTTTATATATTTTTGTTATTTAAAAATGGAAATTCATTTTATGCCTTATAAGAGATTATTCGCAATTGCCTTGATTGTAACCGCTTGTTCCGGAATGGTAGACACATCTAAATTTAACGCCGAGGAGTATTTTTCTTATGCTATGAAATTGTACGAAGACGGCGACTACGAACAGGCTGTACTGGAATTTAACAGCATATTGCTCCAATTTCCCGGTAGCACGGTAAGCGACGACGCTCAATATTATCTGGCTATGACATATTATAAAAGAGAACAGTTTCTTCTGGCGGCGTACGAATTTAGCAAGTTGATTCAAAATTATGCCACAAGTCCGCATGTGCCCGACGCTCAATTCATGCTTGCCGATTCGTATTATAACCTTTCGCCGCCGTTTCAGTTAGACCAATCGTACACCAAAAAAGCAATCGAAGAATTTCAGGCTTTCATCGATATATTTCCCGCTAATCCGAAAGTGGAAGAAGCCGAAAGAAAAATTGTGGAATTGAACGACAAACTTGCCAGAAAAGAATACGAAAGCGGAATTATTTACGAAAAGATGGAATACGAAAAGGCTGCAATGAAGTATTACGATTTTGTAGTCGATACGTACCACGATACCAGATTCGCTCCGATGGCTTTGTACCGTAAAATTCAAATTGAAATAAGACGCGGAATGACTAACGAGGCGCTCAATGATATAGCGGTCTTTTTGACGAGATATCCTAATGACGAAAGAGCTGACGAAATCGAAAAATTACAAGCGGAATTAAATGGACTCACGGCAAAGGCAAATTAAGAAAGTTAAAGATTCTACGGTAACGATGACCGAATTGGTTCTGCCGAACCATGCCAACCAATTGGGATATTTGCTCGGCGGACAATTGATGCACTGGATTGATATTTGCGCCGCTCTTTCGGCGGCAAAACATTCGAACAGAGTTTGCGTTACTGCTTCTGTAGACAGAATTGATTTCCATCACCCGATTAAAGTCGGGGAAGTGGTAACTTTGGTTGCGTCTGTCAACAGGGCATTTAAAACATCGATGGAGGTCGGCGTCGAAGTTTATGCGGAATCATTTGTGGAAAGAAAAAAATACATACAAATTCTGCTTTCTTAACTTTCGTGAGTGTGGACGAAAATGGAAAACCCGTCGAAACCAATGAAATACAACCGGAAACACCTGATGAACAAAAACGCTACGAAGAAGCTCTTCAAAGGCGCAGGCAAAGACTCAATACTGCTTAAACTTCTGCTCGTTTTCCTTTTTTTTGCATCTTCTCTTTCGGCTCAAATTCCCATAAACGGCTTTTGTAAAGTAGACGTTCTCTTTGAGGGTATTAAAGATGATGCGGATTTCCTGCCGGACAATATTATGCCCGCCGATCTCGACAGGGACGGCTCGTATGAATTCATCCTTTTAAGAAATAATAAAAATTTAATGGCGGTTGTCTCCGGAAATAAATACCGCCGGTTCAATTTCGGACAAACGGTTAACGAACTCGAATTCTACAGTTCGTCTAAGAATTCGAATATCTTTTGCTGGCTTTCCAGAAAAAGCAGGAATGTCGGGTTGGCGACAATCTCGAAAAACGGAATATTATCGAAAAATAAAATTAAAAAGTTTGACGACGTGCCTTCTCGAATTACCTGCCTCGATCTAAATAGTGACGGCAACAAGGAAATAATTGTCGGCGGTTACGCATTCGAAGGTTTAACTTTGATTAATGCCGGTAAAAAAAATACCTACGCATATTCTCAAATTACGGACAACAGGGTTTTTCCGTTGATTGCCTCCGCCGATTTCGACTACGACGGTTTTAGCGACATAGTTGCCTACGATATCCTTGCAAATCGCCTTGTATTCTTTTATAATAATCAGGAATTATCTTTTTCCGAGTCGAGAAAAATTGAACTCTCCGATTATCCTGAAGATTTGATAGCTTCCGACGTGAATTCGGACGGGTTTACTGACTTGCTGATTTCATACGGCGACCGATTGCGCGTTTTTGTCGGCGATACCGTTTCGTCGTTTCGCAACAGTTTCGATATTGAGCTTCCTGTAAAATCGGATGATTTAATTGTGTCGGATTTGAACGGCGACGGCATTAACGATCTTTTAATGGCAAGTTATTCCGAAGGCGAAGTATATCTGATTTACGGCAAAGCCGGTTCGGAATTTTATGAACCCTTGCTGCTTTATAAAGACAGAAATTTAGCGGATATTTCTGTTTATAAAGAAAAAGGACTCCCGAAACTGGCGCTTCTGTTGAGGGACGGGAAGATAATTGTAATATCGAGGGTAAATAAATTCGGGGATTTTGATTTAACGAGTTTTGGCTCGGATGCGCTTTCATTGGGAATTGTAGCGGGCGAGCGAAATATTCCGGAAGCTTATTTTTATATCGATAAAAATAGAAACGACCTGATTTTAATTACTCTGAATAAAAGATTGATTCCCGATACTCTTTATCGATACCCACTTCAGGACAGCTACAATATAGTCAAAACCGTCAAGCATAAAAATAAAATCGATTTCTATTTTTACAATCCAAACACATCGTTAATTGAGATACTGAGACTCGATTTGTTCCGACCGACTCGAAGAATTCTTTACACCAAAGGAAGAATTAAAGACTTGCTCTTGTTTAACGACCGGTTGGAAGACAGACAAAGAATTTATACCGTTACGGAAAATAAATCGAGATTGCTTCTCGAAACTTACGATTACAGGGATTTCAGGTTTGTGCGCGCTGGAGCGGACAGCGCGGGAAATAACCCGCTGGCGGCGGCTTTGGAATATGAAACATACCCGGCGATCTTTTCGTTAATAAATGAAAACGACAGTCTGGTTTTAATAAAAAAAGAAATTAAAAGATTGGCCGCTAAAGAGGACAGCGTTAAATTAGGAGCTTTCTATTTGTCCGATTTGACAAAAATTAACCTCGAATGTTATAAAGACCCGCAATCAAATGAATTGATTACTGCGGTTATACTGACGGAAAGTACACTTACAAAATTTATTCTGCTCGGAAGCGAAACGATAATCGATTTCGAAATTAAAAATATACGGCCTGTGGAATACACTATTCAGTTCAAAAAGAAGGGCAATCGATTGGAAATGTTTTTTGTCGACGCGGCGACCGCAAAATTGAAAAAAATTGTTTTGAAAGAAGATTACAAAACGGTCGAAACCGACACCGTTTTGGATTCTGAAACAGTTAATAATTATATTTCATTTCCGTTTAAAAATAATAGCGACCTGATTCTTTATGCTCCCGGGTCAAATAATAACATAATTAAATTGAGAATTATTAGATGAAGAAATTGTTCTTTCTGCTGACGGTATTTGTGACGATCGATTCTTATGCGCAAAATCTCGATTCGCTTTACAATTTTTTTCTTTATACCAGAGGACATAGCGATACCGATTTGAAATCCGTTGCCTCTATGTCGGGCGATTACGTAAAATGCGGAACGGGTATCTACAATCAAATCAAAGAAAACTATTCGAACTTCAGCATAAAACAACGGCAGATTTTGTCTTCTTTTTTGTCCAGGCCGCAGACCGATACGAGCATCGTTACTAAATCGGGCTTTTTTCGAATCCATTTTAATAAGTCGGGATTGCACAAACCTGCTTACGATTTGAATCTGTTGTCGGAAGCGCTCGACTCGGTTTATAATTACGAGGTCAATATTCTGGGTTATCCGCCGCCCCCGAAAGATTACGGCGGCGGAGGGGATGACAAGTACGACGTCTACATTCAAAATATGAGCGGCGGTCTCTACGGGGAAACGCGCACCGAAGATTTGATCGGAAAGGAAACTTATACGAGTTATATTGTCATCGACAACGACTTCGACCGTTATTACACTCAAGGTATAAACGGCGCTCGGGTTTCGGTAGCTCACGAATTCCATCATGCAATTCAGGTGGGAAATTATATCTACAGATCGACCGACCAATATTATCACGAGCTTTCTTCCACTGCAATGGAAGAGTTTGTGTTCGACGATATCAACGATTATTATGCGTACATTTATTCGTATTTTGTTAATACCAACCGTTCGTTTTCTCAGAACAGCGGCTACAATCTCGCCGTTTGGAACATCTTTTTGAAAGACAGGTTCGGATTCGAAATACTCAAAAGAACCTGGGAGTTAATGAGAGAAGAGCGGGCGCTTTATGCAATAGCCGACGCCATTAAAGAATACGGTTCCGACTTTAAGGCAGAGTTCGCCGAGTTCTCGAACTGGATTTATTTTACGGGATACAGGTCGAAACCGGGCAAGTATTTCGAGGAAGCGGAAAATTATCCCGTTATAAAACCCCTGATGAGTATCGATTTCGACAAACCGGTCGTTTCGGTGGATATTAATACCAGACCGGCTTCGGTTAATTATATCTCTTTTATTTCGCTTGTCGACACTCTCACGGCAATTCTTTCTAACAGCGACGTGACAAACGGAGTGCTAAACCCTTCGTCCGAATTGCCCCTTACATATTTTCTTGCAGACCACGACGACGGAGGCTACAAATGGATTACCGATAAGTATTATTCCAAATTGGTTTGCCAATCTGCATTTCTTATTACTGAAAATTCCGTGTTGAATAATAAATTGATCGATTCCACGACGGTTATAACCGACGAAAAATTTCCGTTCCCGCAGCCGTTCAATTATGCTTCGGATGATTTTATTTACCTGCCGTCTCCGCGTTCTTTGAGCGGCGCGGCAGACCTGTATGTTTTTTCGGTCGACATGGATTTGATTTATTCCGGCGAGCTCCGGGTCTTTGTGTCGGATAAAAATCTGGTTAAATGGGATGCGCGCGACGGCAGCGGCGAGCGACTATCATCCGGCGTCTATTTTTATGTTATTAAAGCAGACGACGAAACTAAAAAAGGAAAATTCGTGGTGATTAATGAATAGTTACAGCGTAATACTGGAAAATCTTGTAAAGTACTTCGGCAGAAGACTTGTTTTCAACGGCATTGATCGCCGTTTCGATTCGGGTAATATTTACGGAGTCGCCGGTCCCAACGGTTCGGGAAAATCGACGATTGTTAAAATTATAGCCAATTTGATTTCTCCTACAAAAGGGAAAGTGATCCATCTTCACGGGGACAAAAAAATAAATTACGAACATCTTCATAATTACATCGGATTTGTTTCGCCCTATCTGTTCCTTTACGACGAATTTACCGCGCGCGAAAACCTTCTCTATTTTTCAAAAATCAGGGGAATTGATTACGATGAAGAGTATGCGAATTTTCTTTTAAGCGAATTGAATATTTATAAAAGAAAAGACGACGTTATCAGAGGTTATTCTTCCGGTATGAAGCAGCGTTTGAAATTTATCTTCGCTTTGATTCACAACCCGTCTCTGGTAATACTCGACGAACCCACGTCGAATCTCGATACTCCCGGCAAGGAAAAGGTTTATGAAATTATCGATAAAAACCGAAACGATAAACTTTTTATAATAGCGTCGAACGAGGAGTCCGACCTCTCGTTGTGCGGCGAAATAATCAATTTGGAAAATTTTAAGAATAACGGCATTTAGAATGAAAGCATATTATCTCTTCAAAAAAGATTGGGAATCCGAGCTAAGAACCCGTTATGCGTTAAACGCCCTTTCGATGTTTATTCTTGTTACCATTAGCGTAATAATGTTTTCGATCGGCAGCGAAAAGATAAGCGAATATCTGACGGGGGGATTGTTGTGGGTGGTAATCTTTTTCTCGGCTATGTCCGGTCTTTCGAGAGCCTTTGTTTCCGAAGAGGAACGAGGCACGACTCTTACTCTCCATTTAATAGCTTCGCCATCTACGATTTTTTCGGGCAAATTGCTTTTCAACCTCATACTTGTATTCCTTATGAATTTTGCGATTACATTTCTCTTCGCAATTCTCTTCGAATCTTTTATTATCAATAATTTGTTGTTGTTCCTGATCGCTTTTTTGTTGGGGAATATTGGAATTGCCGTTTCTTCCACGATTATAGCCGCAATCATATCCAAGGCTTCGTCGAAAGGGACGCTCTATCCGGTGCTTTCATTTCCGATTCTTTTGCCTCTGATTTTAATTCTCCTCGAACTAACGAAATTTGCAATGGACGGCAACAGCGTTGCAGATTCGACGACCGAAATACTCGTTCTGGTTTCCTACGATGTAATTATGTTAACGGCTTCGTACCTGCTTTTCGATTTTATCTGGAAAGAATAATTTACAAATACTGTACCGGTTAATTTATTATCTTTGTTAACCGAAAAATAAATTTTAAATGCATTTTTTATGGATTTCGAATTTCCGGAAAGAATAAACCGCGCCGTAGCGTCTCTTACTATGCAGATTGCTCAAAGGGCTATCGAATTACGGGCGCAAGACGAAGATATTGTGGACTTTAGCGTGGGCGAACCGGATTTTCCGACGCCCGATAACATCAAGAACGCCGCAATTAAAGCCATTGAACTGAATTTAACCAAGTATACCGCGAATACGGGAATTCTCGAACTGCGCAAGGCGATTGCGGACAAACTCGAAAGGGATAACGGACTATCGTATTCTCCCGATGAAATCATTGTATCGAACGGGGCGAAGCAGTGCGTTTATAACGCCATACAAGCTCTTGTGGGAGAGAACGACGACGTCTTGATTCCCGCTCCTTATTACGTGTCGTATCCCGAAATGGTAAAACTGGCGGGAGGAAATCCCGTTTTTATAAATACTTCAGTCGAATCGGGTTTTAAATTGACGCCCGAACTTTTGGAATCTTCTCTTACTCCCAAGACCAAGATGTTGATATTATGCAACCCGTCGAATCCTACCGGAAGCGTCTTTCACGAAAGTGAATTAAACGCGCTGAAGGAAACATTCCGAAAGGGAAATTATTTGATTTTGACCGATGAAATTTACGAGAAGATTATTTACGACGGCATTGGATTCCTAAGCGTGGCGTCTCTCGGCGAGGAGATCAAAAAGAGAACGATTCTTGTAAACGGACATTCGAAAGCTTATTCTATGACCGGGTGGCGTATCGGATATGCTGCGGCAGAACGGGAAATTATTAAAGCAATGGCAAAAGTACAAAGCCATTCCACTTCCAACGCTTCCACCGTTTCACAGTACGCGGCGCTGGAAGCTCTAAAAGGTCCGCAGGAGTCTGTGGAGATTATGCGAAAGGAATTCGAAAAAAGACGCGATTTTCTATTCGAAGAATTAAATTCGATCGAAGGAATTTTTACATCGAAACCCGAAGGAGCATTTTATGTCTTCCCCGACGTTTCTTATTACCTCGGTAAAAAATTCAAAGACAAAATTATTGGCGACGTATTCGAGTTTTCACTTTTCCTTTTGAACGAAGCGCGCGTAGTTGTTGTTCCGGGAATAGCGTTCGGTAATCAAAATTGTATTAGAATCTCATTTTCCACTTCGATGGATCGGATTGCGGAAGGCATTAAAAGAATTAAGAACGCCCTTGAACTGTTAGTTTGAGTAGAGCCGGATTTGAAAATAATATTTGTAAAGTTGCTTTCCTTCCGAGAAAGAGGGAAAGCGTGCGTCATTTTAAATAAATAACATTATGGATAAACAAATCATAGAAAAATTAACTCCGTATAATAAGCTGCTCGAACCGCTAAAGCGGAAGCAAAAAAAAGTTTTCGTATCTCCTCTGGAAGGCTCATTTAAAAGTCTGTTCGTTCAATCGTTTTATCGCGACGATATGCGGATATTAATATTTGCCGCGTCGCCCCGCGAATTGAAAGAATTGAGCGTCGAGCTTTCACTGCTAGGTTTGTCCGAACACTTGATAGCGCTCGAAAATTTTGAAGGCGACGATATTCAGGAAAAATTAACAGACATTTCGAAACGTAAATCCTTCATACTTGTTTCGACTTATGAATTGCTGAAGGTAAAATTTCCTTCCAGAGATGCGCTGGGCAAAAACACTACAAAAGTTGAAATCGGCGGAGAACTTCCTTACGATCAACTTATCGAATATCTCAACCTGATCAATTACGACCAGGATAAATATGTCGATCAGCCGGGAGAATATGCGCTGCGCGGTTCGATAGTCGATTTCTGGTCGTACAGCGAAAAATTGCCCTGCAGGGTCGAATTCGACGGAGATTTTATTGAATCGATCCGGTATTTCGATCCGGAATCGCAGCGCTCTACTCACAAAGTCGATTTTGTTACGCTAGCGTCCTCCTGCGCTGAAGACGAAATGACATCTGATATTTTCGATTACCTCGAATCGCCGTACGTTTTTGCGTCGGATTACCATCTGACTAATATCGGCGTCGATAAAAACACTAATAGCGCCGACCGCATAGATAGGGACGACCTCGACGAAGAATTGAAATACGAACTTTATGACAATGAAATCGAGAATTACTCCCGTAAAAAAGATGAAGAAAACAACAAAGTTGAATTCCGCATGGAAACTCTTTTCGAAAAAAACGCTTTTTGGATACTTGAAGATCACATCGGAATTCACGACGAAAGAATAAATCTCGGTTTGAGCGAGGCTCCGCATATCAATTCAAATTACGAACTCCTCTTTACGTCCTTGAAAAGATATTCCGCTCAGGAATTCGAAATATTGGTCGCGGTCGAAAACGAACTGCAGAAAAAACGTCTCAATGATTTGTTTGCGGAATACGACGATGAAGTTAGGAAATATTATGAAAGCGGATTAATCAAAATTATCGAGTTGCCGGTAAAATCGGGATTCGCAGTTAAGGAAGACCGGTTTCTGCTGATGACGGATTATGAAATTTTCAATAAACCATACAGAACCCGCCTTTCGGAAGCTCAAAAGAAGGCTAAAAGAACTTCGAAGAAATCGAAGGCTCGCGACCTTTCGAGCCTTAAAATCGGCGACTACGTCGTGCACGAAAATTTCGGCATCGGTCAATACGCGGGTCTGCAGACGATTAAAATAGGAGATGTGGAGCAGGAATCGATTAAGATTTTATATGCGGAAGGCGGCGTTGTATATGTCAATCTTAATTATCTGTCGCTTGTAAAAAAGTATTCCTCCGGAGATAATGCAAAGCCGAATCTATCGGCTCTCGGCTCGGGCGAGTGGAAATCGACCAAGAAAAAAAGTAAAAACAAAATCAAAGAAGCCGCTCGACAGCTCATTACTATCTATGCCAAAAGAAAAATGTCGAAAGGATTTGCTTTCAGTCCCGATACAATTTGGCAAAAGGAACTTGAAGCTTCGTTTATGTATGAAGACACTCCCGACCAGGCGCGCGTTACCGAAGAAGTGAAAACGGATATGGAAAGCGAAATCCCGATGGACAGACTCGTTTGCGGGGATGTCGGATTCGGTAAAACAGAGATTGCCGTAAGAGCTGCTTTTAAAGCCGTAAACGACAATAAACAGGTGGCGGTGCTTGTTCCGACTACAATTTTAGCAGAGCAACATTACAATACTTTCAGGGACAGACTTGCTCAGTTTCCGGT comes from Melioribacter roseus P3M-2 and encodes:
- a CDS encoding MXAN_6640 family putative metalloprotease, translated to MKKLFFLLTVFVTIDSYAQNLDSLYNFFLYTRGHSDTDLKSVASMSGDYVKCGTGIYNQIKENYSNFSIKQRQILSSFLSRPQTDTSIVTKSGFFRIHFNKSGLHKPAYDLNLLSEALDSVYNYEVNILGYPPPPKDYGGGGDDKYDVYIQNMSGGLYGETRTEDLIGKETYTSYIVIDNDFDRYYTQGINGARVSVAHEFHHAIQVGNYIYRSTDQYYHELSSTAMEEFVFDDINDYYAYIYSYFVNTNRSFSQNSGYNLAVWNIFLKDRFGFEILKRTWELMREERALYAIADAIKEYGSDFKAEFAEFSNWIYFTGYRSKPGKYFEEAENYPVIKPLMSIDFDKPVVSVDINTRPASVNYISFISLVDTLTAILSNSDVTNGVLNPSSELPLTYFLADHDDGGYKWITDKYYSKLVCQSAFLITENSVLNNKLIDSTTVITDEKFPFPQPFNYASDDFIYLPSPRSLSGAADLYVFSVDMDLIYSGELRVFVSDKNLVKWDARDGSGERLSSGVYFYVIKADDETKKGKFVVINE
- a CDS encoding ABC transporter ATP-binding protein — encoded protein: MNSYSVILENLVKYFGRRLVFNGIDRRFDSGNIYGVAGPNGSGKSTIVKIIANLISPTKGKVIHLHGDKKINYEHLHNYIGFVSPYLFLYDEFTARENLLYFSKIRGIDYDEEYANFLLSELNIYKRKDDVIRGYSSGMKQRLKFIFALIHNPSLVILDEPTSNLDTPGKEKVYEIIDKNRNDKLFIIASNEESDLSLCGEIINLENFKNNGI
- a CDS encoding heme exporter protein CcmB, translating into MKAYYLFKKDWESELRTRYALNALSMFILVTISVIMFSIGSEKISEYLTGGLLWVVIFFSAMSGLSRAFVSEEERGTTLTLHLIASPSTIFSGKLLFNLILVFLMNFAITFLFAILFESFIINNLLLFLIAFLLGNIGIAVSSTIIAAIISKASSKGTLYPVLSFPILLPLILILLELTKFAMDGNSVADSTTEILVLVSYDVIMLTASYLLFDFIWKE
- a CDS encoding pyridoxal phosphate-dependent aminotransferase, which produces MDFEFPERINRAVASLTMQIAQRAIELRAQDEDIVDFSVGEPDFPTPDNIKNAAIKAIELNLTKYTANTGILELRKAIADKLERDNGLSYSPDEIIVSNGAKQCVYNAIQALVGENDDVLIPAPYYVSYPEMVKLAGGNPVFINTSVESGFKLTPELLESSLTPKTKMLILCNPSNPTGSVFHESELNALKETFRKGNYLILTDEIYEKIIYDGIGFLSVASLGEEIKKRTILVNGHSKAYSMTGWRIGYAAAEREIIKAMAKVQSHSTSNASTVSQYAALEALKGPQESVEIMRKEFEKRRDFLFEELNSIEGIFTSKPEGAFYVFPDVSYYLGKKFKDKIIGDVFEFSLFLLNEARVVVVPGIAFGNQNCIRISFSTSMDRIAEGIKRIKNALELLV